Within the Periplaneta americana isolate PAMFEO1 chromosome 6, P.americana_PAMFEO1_priV1, whole genome shotgun sequence genome, the region ccatctatctctatttatattgaagtaaaattatcgttaccggaacactctctaatcagttcttatttaaattattctcaaggtgattatctgaatctttattctattctatacaattatgattggactagcatatatcagactactgatgtaaacactgctgcaaattccttgtctcaaattataaacaatgctatatccctttgtgtccctgtcacctttgttaaaaaatcgcactatcctaaatggttttcaaacgatttacgtcagattataaagaaaaaaaataaagctcataaaaattacaaaaaatataaaactgatcatcattatcaaattttttctaattatagaaaacaagtcaaagccatgattaaatctgataaattcaaatggttacaatcaattgatgataacctaaagcacgaaccaaataaattttggaaatatgtagaaacttttcgaaaaactaatagtaatcccactgaactaataataaatggcgttcacatcacagatgaaaaagaaattgcaaatgcatttgcttgtcaatttaaatctgttcaacaaaattgtaactctaatttcattacttatgattctaacattactgactgtttgtccctgcctaatattacattcgatgatataaataaagctattaaaaagctaaagcctaataaatctaaaggtactgatagcattcctaattttataatcaagggttgctctaatattctcttgcctgttttaacttttttattcaatcttagcttaaaaacaggaatttacccgtcactttggaaggaagcatccattattccagttttcaaaaatggtaataaaaacagtgttactaattatagacccatttctatcctaaacaatttttctaaaatttttgaaaaaattattcacaaatacatttcattttatgtcaaaaataagatcagttcggcccaacatggatttacaagagggaaatctactactactaatttagtttcctatcttaatctcataatgcctatagttgaaaatcaaggtcaaattgactcagtttattttgattttagcaaagcatttgatgttgttcctcacaaaattttattaaataaattaagtaattttggtctctccactaactacggtaattggtttgaaaattatttaacagatagacagtcttgtgttcgactaggtaattctctctcggttccatttaatagtttatgcggcgttcctcaaggatctacattgggacctctcttatttttattatttataaatgatataagtaaaagaataagttctagctgccttttatttgcggatgatctcaaaatctttcgcaaaattaatagtttggtcgattgtcaaattcttcaaaatgacattaattcaatttcacaatggtctgttgaaaatggaataaaaattaatcaatccaaaacttttgttatttccttttcacggaaaactatctccctaaaatttaactattctcttagtaatgtcgtaattactaagaaagattgtattcgagatcttggtgtcctacttggttctaaattatatttccatgatcatgtgcaatatatttatacccattcgttaagaatgcttggtctaattaggtctataacttattctttttccactcctatgtgtttattaattttatactatacgttggttagatccaagcttgaatatgcatctgttgtatggaactccattacttccactgactcggctaaattggagaatattcaaagaaaatttatttccttgtgttcttatagatttttaccaaattccgattataactatgagattaaatgcaattatttcaattgcggtagcttgtttaccagacgtcaggatcttgattatttatttttttgtaaagtcattaagggtgatattgattgtgaatcttttataagcaatatcagtcttcgtattcctgctaatggtttaagatttcataaattgttttataataagaatcctaaatctctctctccggtctgcagatgcattaaatatgctaatttgcatggattcaacttggatccatttaatgtgtagtatatctttgagtttttaactcactgatctaattttataattatttgtccattttatttcttgcatttggtcaattgattaatgtagactattccattatctcaattatctcattgtactaattttataattttataattattatttgatcaatgattgatgtagactattatattgtttgtatttcatctcattgccattttctatcattcattctcatcatcatttgttgttttgttctgttttgtatcgtgctaaactgtaattggccttgtgctgttattttgcacgttaatattctaaataaataaataaataaattattattttgttcgcgatcccgCATTAATAGCTGTgccgcggacctctggttgaaaatcactgatctacgctatatgcgtatttattataataaataaattcataatgtactgtacataatatttgaggtataatgtgattcatgattgtgtttcttaaataacagtcggttctgtggcgtattaatgatgatgatgatgatgatgatgattattattattattattattattattttgttcgcgatcccgcattaatagctgtgcggatactcaggtggccgcggacctctgattgaaaatcactgatttacgctatatgcgtatttattataataaataaattcataatataccggtacataatatttgaggtataatatgattcatgattgtgtttgttaaatagcagtcggttctgtggcgtgttgatgatgatgatgatgatgatgatgatgattattattattattattattattattattattattattattattattttgttcgcgatcccgcattaatagctgtgcggatactcagatggccgcggacctctggttgaaaatcactgatctacgctatattcgtatttattataataaagaaattaataatgtacataatatttgaggtataatatgattcatgattgtgtttcTTAAATAACATTCGGTTCTGTGgcgtactgatgatgatgatgattattattattattattattattattattattattattattatttattattattattattattatgtgtttgttacGAGTGTTGAAAGGTCAATGAAACCaatgttttatagtacagtatttctgctacaaatgtacttctcaacgttttcaatcatttttacaatataagttatttaacattcaaatataacttgttcgtgggtaactaactgcttctatgcctctgctagttatttaaccgttaaaTATAACTTCTTCTTATGTGACTGCTATTTTGTCTCCGGCAGGAAATTGTAACCGTTACTTATAACCGTTATTTATAACTACTGAACAAAAGTAACGGAGACAGTTATAACAGTTACAAGAAAATAACCGTTTGTCACATCCCTACTGactgtagtagactgtgatataacgtCTTTGGCTGCGAGACctgcaagaaaacagacctataaacCTTTCAgcctataaataatttattccgccattagtggacctttaaagttagtggattgtcgggttgTAGAAGAGGAATTTAATGAGCCGCTaagttattggatcgttaaccaaaCATCTTtggattttttaattaatttatttagcgaatttccaacttcgttttgacgcaaaaaatattttgtgttggCGACCCTGGACCGCGGTGAAATGAAAAGTAAAGATGGCTGTTAATGTTAGTGATTCTGTGTTTGTATTTGCATATAAAGGAGATTTTGAAGGTTTGAAAGTGAAgattgatgaaaataataaattgataacACAACTGGACGATGTAAGAACtcactacaataatatttttctaatatttaGTTGTGTACAATCATGTTTTTgctattaaattaaattgtcaaCTCATTACCATTGAGATTACCTTCTGGTTGTCACTCTGCACTCTTATTATTACAGAATGAACGAATGCTTATTCACTGGGCAGCATTAGGAGGCCATGAAGAAATTGTGAGATATCTTCTAGAAAAAAAGTCTCCTATTGATCCTGAAGATGATGTATGTATTTGAGTGTCTCTTTATTTCGTTGAATATTTGTTGAATTCGTGTGTGATGTCATTTTTTGGAACAGCTTCAGTGAACCATGGTTATGTGTACTTAAACCGTGTTTGCACAAATATTTATGAATTTActccatcattattattttggttcatggtaaaatattaatttgtactcCATTTGTACAGGACTGTAATTATTTTTGGGCCAGGGAAAAACATTCTGTCTTACGAAAATAATACCGTTAGTCACTGAAGATAGCGCATTTGGATTTTTTTGTATAAATGTCTGATTTTTACCATGTAGATGAAAATGACTCCGCTAATACTGGCTTCGTCGGGTGGAAGAGATAAAGTCGTTCACACTTTGATATCAAGAGGGGCTCAAATAAATGCAAGGAACGAAGAAGGACATTCTTCACTGCAGTATGCTGCTTCTAAGGGTTGGACAGAGGTAAGGGAGAAGGGGAATCAATGAGGAAACTACATATTATTAGTGAGAATCAAGATTATTAAACTGGAATGTAAAGTGCAAAGTTATATCCTATTTCATTCAAAGCAGCTCTCAGATCATAAGTTCAAGCAATAATAAAGTTGCAATCTATAGAACCAAAGTTggctttattcgacatattatAAATCTAGCTAACTGGTTACATAAACAAATACCTTggatacataaacaaaacaaaacagaagaatcgATCATTATGGATATGGTCGATTTAACTATAAAACTCATTACATTAGGCTAATAGAAGAAGAGGTTTAGTCGGAATTCAAAACTTCATATTCTTTTCTATAATCCACTAGGTAGCCTATTTTTAATAATCTATCACTTCATAGTCTAGTAACTATACTCAGAATGAATGTAATAAGATGGACTGAGAATGGTATGTGTTAATCACAAACTAACCTCTGATCGAAGCTACTGTAATCTAACCTAATTTTTTCAGTGATTGCTTTAATGGTGCTTTCCCATTTACCCCTTTTTTAGCCATAGATGGGCAACTTGACCAAACATTCAGGAATGAGCAAAATTCTTTTGGGGTCAGGAAGAAAGTACTTTTAAATTTCACTTGCAACTCTTTACAGTGTAATCGAGTTGAATATTGCCTCATTCAGCGGTTTACCAGCATAGCTTCCTTCTTATTGGTTTCTCTTGCTGTGTCTGTGCCTTTATATTTGAAAACCAGTATTTTACTTATCATATTGGGTCCAAATATTCAAGTCTTAGAACATTCACGTTCGTGTTAACTGTGATAAAGATGATCTGAATTAATTTTTCAGTAGAGTCATAAGTTAACACTAAATTCCATTTAACAGGATGCTGCTGACGTTGGTAACACTTCATAATGTTGATGAGTTTGCTTAGCAAGTAAAACCTTCCATCCATGGAGACAACTTCATAGTCAGCTGAATTACTCTGAATTCATACCATTCATCCATTGTGATTTTCAACATTTCTtcgtcatttttcacaaaaacaattttGCCTTGAAGTGAGTAACCTAATATAGGTTATCCATAAAAGGTccgaaattaatttctttattatataaCTTATTTCATTCTTAGTGGTGGTAATGATCagaagatttaaataaatattatgttacattAATATCAGAACGGAAATATAGCAGGCACAGATTGAACATTTAGGTGCCAGCAGCaggattcaattttttttttcttttttttttcactgaggCAGTCTGGCACTTGTGAATTGTCCAGTCCTGTTTGTAGTAGTCATTTTAGTTTGAGTAGCGTAGTCCAACTTTCTTTTTCCTAAAGATTTCGAGTTTGATAACATTCCTCATAAATGGATAGGCCTAATCAGGCAATTGCTGCATATGTTGTGACAGATTTACTTATTTTAAGGCCTCTAAacccaaaaagtagttggaaagacCAGATGTAAGATATTGTGAGGATGAAACAGGCCTATTTCAAgcagtagattattattattattattattattattattattattatcatcatcatcatcatcctaatattattattattattattattattattattattattattattattattattattattattagtattacctaCTATTACATGCATTCCATGAGTAATTTGCGGGTGCTCATGTAAAGGAGGTTAAGTATGTATTGGCTTAAGCGGGATAAGTAAAGATTTGAACCTCCATGTTTACTTctgtcttgtgttaaaggggttaaatcatgcttccatccatgatgcagttacagtgctccgtattttgtgacaaaggggttttgttcagtactaaaggagagaagtttacataccttgcaatttgacttaacaCCCTTTACAAGAGTACCCGCGAATTGAGCCTGTGGGTAaaattttgaaactggaaaagtaCTACTATAAATAACTTCAGTTCCTTAATGAAGTATTAGAATTtcataaagaacaaaaaatatattcttttagattttttttgcacctttggggaggcagagacatagatgggagaataatattaaaatggatttgagggaggtgggatatgatgatagagactggattaattttgcacaggatagggaccgatggcgggcttatgtgagggctgcaatgaacctgcgggttccttaaaagccgtttgtaagtaagtaagattttttttgctATTTTTTACCATCAGCTTAGTGCAGTTTCTCTTTGTTTGCACCAAGTAAATTTTAGATTGCTGGGTTGCCCATGGTTCTTTCGTGATTACTAAGGAATCTCCTGACTGAAACCCTTAGTTATTGaagaacagtaaaaaaaaaaaaaaaaaaaaaaaaaatttcttaaatattttaaattagattctATTTGGCTGTCTCTGATTCATTGTATCAATGATAGGGGCTGCTTTATGATGCTTTTCGTATTTTAATTGTGTTTATACTTTGAAAAACAATGTGACAGATGTGACATGTTTATTTGTGATGGATGTGACAccataggttcgttccaacaacagtcaggaaccatctgtaactatcgtgagcatgcACAATACAGAAAAAgcattccaacacaatccgaaccagtcctgaaccggaaacatgtactgcagtcgggcgttccaacaaacttttgacactggttcggaacggtcagaagtagtctgcggattgaggcatgtacagtttccctgaaaaggaatgagacgattgaacattcctaagtctcagatgtaaaacact harbors:
- the LOC138701687 gene encoding 26S proteasome non-ATPase regulatory subunit 10-like, yielding MAVNVSDSVFVFAYKGDFEGLKVKIDENNKLITQLDDNERMLIHWAALGGHEEIVRYLLEKKSPIDPEDDMKMTPLILASSGGRDKVVHTLISRGAQINARNEEGHSSLQYAASKGWTEIVEMLLANHANINIVDKRGATPLHRAASKGNTAVVKLLLEYSNQLNIDATDSYGNAPLHLACEENRVEEAKLLVMQGARVDIRNKDKQTPLDLAPPSLVRQLQSLTEQ